One stretch of Arthrobacter polaris DNA includes these proteins:
- a CDS encoding ComEA family DNA-binding protein — protein MSGAEEEFNWLPSGAESSTGRGSDRRMHGARWVISLRALVVVLAMMAAALGVLWVESAGVQDASAELATQEAVKVVVPPLEGAPTKPSAPLKPSPTADSGPTAGSGQEPQGSVLVHVAGAVKSPGVFVLGPDSRVFQAVEAAGGALPSAELAALNLAAPLTDGLQVLVPTKEQAATMVPGPGSGQSXGQQGALGGGPAGPKPLINLNKATATDLDALPXVGPVLAERIVLWRTEHGPYPSVDALDAVSGIGAKLLAGLRDLVTVS, from the coding sequence ATGAGCGGTGCTGAGGAGGAATTCAACTGGCTTCCGTCCGGGGCAGAATCATCCACCGGGCGTGGCAGTGACCGGCGCATGCACGGAGCACGATGGGTGATTTCACTGCGTGCACTCGTCGTCGTTTTGGCGATGATGGCCGCAGCATTGGGTGTGCTCTGGGTTGAATCGGCGGGTGTGCAAGACGCCTCTGCGGAACTAGCCACACAGGAAGCGGTGAAAGTGGTGGTGCCGCCGCTGGAGGGCGCACCCACTAAGCCGTCCGCGCCGCTGAAGCCCAGCCCAACCGCAGATTCTGGCCCAACCGCAGGTTCTGGCCAGGAGCCGCAAGGGAGCGTGCTGGTTCATGTTGCCGGGGCCGTGAAGAGCCCTGGGGTGTTCGTGCTGGGGCCAGACAGCAGGGTCTTTCAAGCTGTAGAAGCGGCAGGAGGAGCCTTGCCGTCCGCCGAGTTGGCAGCGCTGAACTTGGCTGCACCGCTGACCGACGGCCTGCAAGTGCTGGTGCCCACCAAAGAACAGGCGGCCACTATGGTGCCCGGCCCCGGAAGCGGCCAATCCNCGGGCCAGCAGGGAGCACTAGGCGGTGGGCCAGCTGGGCCGAAGCCGCTGATCAACCTCAACAAAGCTACCGCCACCGATCTTGACGCGCTTCCGNGGGTGGGCCCAGTACTGGCCGAACGGATTGTTCTGTGGCGAACCGAGCATGGTCCCTATCCCTCGGTGGATGCCCTAGACGCGGTGTCAGGCATTGGCGCAAAGTTGCTGGCGGGTCTTCGTGACCTGGTGACTGTGTCTTGA
- a CDS encoding DegV family protein — MRDTAAARAWLLQQLQRLRPRTLVPQSGGSLVPVAPPMPRVAVVTDSAAALPPEWAAEFVAHGLLSIVPMPVVIGENVYSEDDAELESHISLALASGTSVKTSRPSPGQFERAYQSAATAGFDAVVSLHISTKLSGTFDAALLAAQRSVIPVHVMDSRTVGMGQGTGVQAAVAAALAGGNVTEVKTAAISALASTTVYFYVPSLEQLRRGGRISLASSWLGTVLDIKPILGIKDGAVVPLEKVRSATRAIARLEALAAXEITGRGAAATQISVHHFGNEAQARTLAASLEGGAPGLSAATLTRLPAVLAAHAGLGVLVVVVADALDMAQVEGPAGADDSPSSPRSPRAEAPKIPHRKVPQSSSAQPWPRGVHVLKIRPTVGS; from the coding sequence GTGAGAGACACCGCTGCAGCGCGAGCTTGGCTGCTCCAGCAACTCCAACGGCTCCGTCCCAGAACTCTGGTGCCCCAGTCTGGCGGGTCGCTCGTGCCAGTGGCCCCGCCGATGCCCAGAGTCGCCGTCGTTACTGATTCTGCGGCTGCCTTGCCTCCGGAGTGGGCTGCAGAATTTGTGGCCCACGGTCTGCTGAGTATTGTGCCTATGCCCGTGGTTATCGGTGAGAACGTTTATTCAGAGGACGACGCCGAACTCGAGAGCCATATCTCCCTTGCCTTGGCTTCAGGTACTTCGGTGAAGACTTCTCGCCCGTCCCCGGGCCAGTTTGAGCGTGCGTACCAGAGCGCCGCCACTGCGGGGTTTGACGCTGTTGTGTCATTGCATATCTCCACCAAGCTCTCAGGAACCTTTGATGCGGCACTGTTGGCTGCGCAGCGGTCCGTGATTCCTGTACATGTAATGGATTCGCGCACGGTGGGGATGGGCCAAGGTACCGGTGTGCAGGCTGCGGTTGCAGCAGCCCTGGCTGGCGGTAATGTCACCGAGGTCAAGACGGCGGCTATCTCCGCCCTGGCCTCCACAACAGTGTACTTTTACGTCCCCAGCCTTGAGCAGTTGCGCCGGGGAGGGCGCATCAGTTTGGCCTCTTCATGGCTGGGGACGGTTCTTGACATCAAACCTATCCTGGGTATCAAAGATGGTGCGGTGGTTCCGCTGGAGAAGGTGCGCTCTGCTACCAGGGCCATAGCTCGGTTGGAAGCGTTGGCGGCGNGGGAGATCACCGGCCGCGGTGCAGCTGCCACACAGATTAGCGTGCACCACTTTGGCAACGAAGCTCAGGCACGAACCTTGGCTGCGTCTCTGGAGGGTGGGGCTCCTGGCCTGAGCGCTGCCACGTTGACCCGGCTACCGGCGGTTTTGGCCGCCCATGCGGGCCTCGGCGTGCTGGTAGTGGTGGTGGCCGATGCTTTGGATATGGCACAGGTGGAGGGGCCTGCCGGTGCCGATGATTCACCCAGCTCTCCACGTTCCCCACGTGCTGAAGCGCCGAAGATTCCCCACAGGAAGGTGCCACAGAGTAGTTCTGCACAACCTTGGCCACGGGGCGTTCATGTACTGAAGATTCGTCCTACCGTTGGCTCATGA